Proteins encoded by one window of Myxococcus guangdongensis:
- a CDS encoding CHAT domain-containing protein codes for MSPPCHKLFLFLDGELPPVDEENFRHHLARCPMCAAGLHEAMQLELLGFQALHEEGLAPDDELTAAPEAVLPAWPAPPWPRPSWRQRLRSLSPVWPRSVSAWAVGGVALAAALLALVLAVPMARETPPEVWGAHVSQRGLEGRVAYARADGYRRYVPMRAGPEAPESTTPLPLSELAELEEQGDLHGIAAAYLVRQDWRQASDFLRRSLPSVDRDSDLALIALEQGRREEALELLEAVLRAAPNHPQALWNRALVLRELGLSLQAADAFDAVVRLGEPGWSEEARLRATALRSETNLRSRDFHDARAAAQNLAALEGSRLPLEEARRFPGVVRLAFYDAVRAAPTREAVLRLLPLARVLDEVQGGSTLADMVSRVSLADFQRRGPLARDYARLLRQEHAAPDALLQTLRRSGEDDLYLGALVALDAVERHLDDFERIARASQDAWLVLLAERELSVREEREGQWWKAEQRLRAALASCTGRGMAYRCATLRRRLVDLFVRLHRPADALEDAREGLRLTRELGEWNLEQQFLQEMAQIARYRHSAASARAFLRESLSRIPDDCEQRTYVHRNLAFVAWADFRPEEARDELEQATRCGRPLGMPGAWVLSYLARQGAQVRDEDLLRRTLGELRRGSRTPGELALLSFLEGQFMLERERASGRELLLGAIDAAQALPLDVDARKARTFAYGVLVSDAGRAGAQEQVLELMGQALRVPVPERCVLAVAVDHERTVAAVRDSQGALAGAYDDQRASPLHGSADGLVPARMVAALRGCEHVDVLALPPVHGLPGLLPMDLAWSYRVGRSGLLPEPRGQAGHHLVVTGVEAPRSLGLEKLLPLEGPRVPDPLRVELRGAAATPSRVLREMAQAREIELHTHGLFSPELSDASLLVLAPEEDGRYALAATQVREQSLHGAPLVLLAACGAARAAPFLHESVSLPVAFIEAGARTVLASTGDIPDTAGRFFESVRERIRAGAPASQALRDERLAWLSREPSATWPALVLLFE; via the coding sequence ATGAGCCCCCCGTGTCACAAGCTGTTCCTGTTCCTGGATGGTGAGCTGCCCCCGGTCGACGAAGAGAACTTCCGCCACCACCTGGCGCGCTGTCCCATGTGCGCTGCGGGCCTGCACGAGGCGATGCAGCTCGAGCTGCTCGGCTTCCAGGCGCTCCATGAGGAAGGGCTCGCGCCGGACGACGAGCTGACCGCCGCGCCCGAGGCGGTGTTGCCCGCGTGGCCCGCGCCGCCCTGGCCCCGGCCGTCGTGGCGACAGCGGCTGCGCTCGCTGAGTCCCGTGTGGCCGCGCTCCGTGAGCGCCTGGGCGGTGGGCGGCGTGGCGCTGGCCGCGGCGCTCCTGGCGCTGGTGCTGGCCGTGCCGATGGCTCGCGAGACGCCGCCCGAGGTGTGGGGGGCCCATGTCTCGCAGCGAGGGCTGGAGGGGCGCGTGGCGTACGCGAGGGCGGACGGGTACCGGCGCTACGTGCCGATGCGCGCCGGGCCCGAGGCGCCGGAGTCGACGACGCCCCTGCCGCTGAGCGAGCTCGCCGAGCTGGAGGAGCAGGGAGACCTGCACGGCATCGCCGCCGCGTACCTGGTGCGTCAGGACTGGCGCCAGGCGTCGGACTTCCTGCGCCGCTCGCTGCCTTCCGTCGACCGCGACAGTGATCTGGCCCTCATCGCGCTGGAGCAGGGGCGGCGGGAGGAGGCGCTGGAGTTGCTGGAGGCCGTGCTGCGCGCGGCGCCGAACCATCCCCAGGCGCTGTGGAACCGGGCGCTGGTGCTGCGCGAGCTGGGGCTGTCGCTCCAGGCGGCCGATGCCTTCGACGCGGTGGTGAGGCTGGGAGAGCCGGGGTGGAGCGAGGAGGCGCGCCTTCGCGCCACGGCGCTGCGCAGCGAGACGAACCTTCGCTCGCGTGACTTCCATGATGCCCGCGCGGCGGCGCAGAACCTCGCCGCGCTGGAGGGTTCGCGCCTGCCGCTCGAGGAGGCCCGCCGCTTCCCTGGCGTGGTGCGCCTGGCCTTCTACGACGCCGTGAGGGCCGCGCCCACGCGCGAGGCGGTGCTGCGGCTGCTGCCGCTCGCGCGGGTGCTGGACGAGGTCCAGGGGGGCTCCACGCTGGCCGACATGGTGAGCCGCGTCTCGCTCGCGGACTTCCAACGCCGCGGCCCCCTGGCGCGCGACTACGCCCGGCTCCTCCGTCAGGAGCACGCCGCCCCGGACGCGCTCCTGCAGACGCTGCGGCGCTCTGGGGAGGACGACCTGTACCTGGGCGCGCTCGTCGCGCTGGATGCGGTGGAGCGGCACCTGGACGACTTCGAGCGCATCGCGCGGGCCAGTCAGGACGCGTGGCTGGTGCTCCTGGCCGAGCGCGAGCTGTCCGTGCGCGAGGAGCGCGAGGGGCAGTGGTGGAAGGCGGAGCAGCGGCTGCGCGCGGCGCTGGCGTCCTGCACGGGGCGGGGGATGGCATACCGGTGCGCGACGCTGCGGCGCAGGCTCGTGGACCTCTTCGTGCGACTGCACCGTCCGGCCGACGCGCTGGAGGATGCTCGCGAGGGTCTTCGCCTGACGCGCGAGCTGGGCGAGTGGAACCTGGAGCAGCAGTTCCTCCAGGAGATGGCGCAGATTGCCCGCTACCGCCACAGCGCGGCCAGTGCGCGCGCGTTCTTGCGCGAGTCGCTGTCGCGCATCCCCGACGACTGCGAGCAGCGCACGTATGTGCACCGCAACCTGGCCTTCGTGGCGTGGGCGGACTTCCGTCCGGAGGAGGCGCGCGACGAGCTGGAGCAGGCCACGCGCTGCGGGCGTCCCCTGGGCATGCCCGGCGCCTGGGTGTTGTCCTATCTGGCCCGCCAGGGCGCGCAGGTGCGTGACGAGGACCTGCTGCGGCGCACGCTGGGGGAGCTGCGACGCGGCTCTCGCACGCCGGGGGAGCTCGCGCTGCTGTCCTTCCTGGAGGGCCAGTTCATGCTGGAGCGTGAGCGCGCGTCCGGGCGTGAGCTGCTGCTCGGCGCCATCGACGCGGCCCAGGCGCTCCCGCTCGACGTGGACGCGCGCAAGGCCCGCACCTTCGCCTATGGCGTGTTGGTGAGCGACGCGGGCCGCGCCGGCGCTCAGGAGCAGGTGTTGGAGCTGATGGGCCAGGCCTTGCGCGTTCCCGTGCCGGAGCGCTGCGTGCTCGCCGTGGCGGTGGACCACGAGCGCACGGTGGCCGCCGTGAGGGATTCCCAGGGCGCGCTCGCGGGCGCGTACGATGACCAGCGTGCCTCGCCCCTGCATGGCTCCGCCGACGGGCTCGTCCCGGCGAGGATGGTGGCGGCCCTGCGCGGCTGCGAGCACGTGGATGTGCTGGCCCTGCCTCCCGTTCATGGCCTGCCGGGCCTGTTGCCCATGGACCTGGCGTGGAGCTACCGCGTGGGCCGCTCGGGCCTGCTCCCGGAGCCGCGCGGACAGGCGGGGCATCACCTGGTGGTGACGGGCGTGGAGGCGCCGCGCTCGCTGGGGCTCGAGAAGCTGCTGCCCCTGGAGGGGCCGCGCGTGCCGGACCCGCTGCGCGTGGAGCTGCGAGGCGCGGCGGCCACCCCTTCACGCGTGCTGCGTGAGATGGCCCAGGCGCGGGAAATCGAGCTGCACACGCACGGCCTCTTCAGCCCGGAGCTCTCGGACGCTTCGCTGCTGGTATTGGCGCCGGAGGAAGACGGCCGCTATGCGCTCGCGGCGACGCAGGTGCGCGAGCAATCGCTGCACGGCGCGCCCCTGGTGCTGCTCGCCGCGTGTGGCGCCGCCCGCGCCGCGCCCTTCCTCCACGAATCGGTGAGCCTGCCGGTGGCCTTCATCGAGGCGGGCGCGCGCACGGTGCTCGCCTCCACCGGCGACATCCCCGACACCGCGGGGCGCTTCTTCGAGTCCGTGCGCGAGCGCATCCGCGCCGGAGCTCCCGCCTCCCAGGCCTTGCGCGACGAGCGCCTGGCGTGGCTGTCCCGCGAGCCGTCCGCGACCTGGCCCGCCCTCGTCCTGCTGTTCGAGTGA
- a CDS encoding RNA polymerase sigma factor, whose protein sequence is MRDHRIASVKRFAVAYSASVAHEGFEEFAQRVRPMLVALAKRLCGQGGIDPEDLAQEALVRALVHHAALSAQPEPVYRAWLCRALTNHFLDQCRKRRTELLEQERRDIRLVREDVGSPDEVTGEMWERISDADLLRAIARLPNARVREAFELHAKGLRYRAIAQRMGVPEGTVGSWLFQARKELRELLTDGGGDA, encoded by the coding sequence ATGAGGGACCATCGCATTGCCTCGGTGAAGCGATTCGCCGTGGCCTACAGTGCCAGCGTGGCACACGAAGGCTTCGAGGAGTTTGCTCAGCGCGTCAGGCCCATGCTCGTGGCTCTGGCGAAGCGTCTGTGCGGTCAGGGGGGCATCGACCCGGAGGACCTGGCGCAGGAGGCGCTGGTGCGCGCGCTCGTGCACCACGCGGCATTGTCCGCGCAGCCGGAGCCCGTGTACCGCGCGTGGCTGTGCCGGGCGTTGACCAACCATTTCCTGGACCAGTGCCGCAAGCGCCGCACGGAGCTGTTGGAGCAGGAGCGCCGGGACATCCGGCTGGTGCGCGAGGACGTGGGCTCGCCCGACGAGGTGACGGGGGAGATGTGGGAGCGCATCTCCGACGCGGACCTGCTCAGGGCCATCGCCCGGCTGCCCAACGCCCGCGTGCGTGAGGCCTTCGAGCTCCACGCCAAGGGGCTGCGCTACCGGGCCATCGCGCAGCGCATGGGCGTGCCCGAGGGGACCGTGGGGAGCTGGCTGTTCCAGGCGCGCAAGGAGCTGCGCGAGCTGCTGACGGATGGCGGAGGGGACGCATGA
- a CDS encoding CHAT domain-containing protein, with the protein MKVDCKDLPRFLNGGMHAREKGRFRQHLGGCSSCEARFEDAIQLELLAQEALTPESSSADTQLAQVSAPKEPRWPRLLLRGLEVLAVGVAVWMLLPFSLPWGREEGAWLSAEGPRVLEGRVTYRAVDDRHQPYVPDRGEDAAHPPVPPLPLRDLWRMEARGDLHGVATAYLLHGAPRQAQAFLKRMPASADRDCDLALLALEQSRQEGSLDTRPARLEEALELLDGVLREWPRHPQALWNRALVLSELGLPLQAADAFGEVARLGEPGWSEEAAHRERVLRESTSTRARAWKDAYAAVRELVTDCSAPLPLAEAREHPGIVRLGFYDAVRAAPSREEVLRLEPLARVLDERYGGSVLRTWLAHVAERNFVHRGPLSRLYARLVLGSLAPVGEVMETLRRSGEEDLYLGALVLADSAREPVDSQAVIRLARASGDPWMRVLADQEQAKLAQQEGQWWKAEQRLLEVLDTCQKQGLVYRCLGLQRRLADLYLSQHRPAEAFQHAWKGWARALEAREWGFEQQFLQELADVARYQHAFTTARAYLEESLSRMPEDCAQRTHVHRNVALLEWQRFRPEAARAALERAMECERPLGLTGAWVVSEMARSVPGPHDGALLRRALADLRRGTVSPGLEALLLVIEGQFLLEQPGTSGRELVHRGLEMADLAPDSVDARKARAFGYSALLSEAGRAGAWEEALALMGHELHVEPVAPSCLLAVSVQHERTLVLVRGPLGELKGAYSAGRQVPLRDEATGLVPAELVKELSGCEHVDVLTRPPVHGLAGLLPDSLAWSYRVGRGARGVPARTAPSMHLVITEVASPPSLRLPRLAPLTPPRVPDPWRVELRGAEATPTRVLSEMAQASEVEIHTHGLFSASQSDASMVVLAPEADGGYVLTADKVRQARLSHAPLVLLATCGAAKTAPFPHESFSLPMAFIEAGASAVLAASVEIPDSAGAFFERVRERIRAGARPSVALRDLRAAWLLERPDDARWLSRVLLFE; encoded by the coding sequence ATGAAGGTCGACTGCAAGGACCTGCCGCGCTTCCTCAATGGAGGGATGCACGCTCGGGAGAAGGGGCGGTTCCGGCAGCATCTGGGGGGCTGTAGCTCTTGCGAGGCGCGCTTCGAGGACGCCATCCAACTCGAACTGCTCGCCCAGGAGGCACTGACGCCCGAGTCGTCATCGGCGGACACGCAGCTTGCCCAGGTGTCCGCGCCGAAGGAGCCTCGATGGCCGCGCTTGTTGCTGCGCGGGCTCGAGGTGCTGGCTGTGGGCGTCGCGGTGTGGATGCTCTTGCCGTTCTCCCTCCCGTGGGGAAGGGAGGAGGGGGCCTGGCTGTCCGCGGAGGGCCCGCGTGTACTGGAGGGACGGGTGACGTATCGGGCGGTGGATGACCGCCATCAACCGTACGTCCCGGACAGGGGGGAGGACGCGGCGCACCCCCCGGTACCCCCGCTGCCGCTGCGGGACCTGTGGAGGATGGAGGCGCGCGGAGACCTCCATGGGGTCGCTACGGCCTATCTGCTCCATGGCGCGCCCCGGCAGGCGCAGGCCTTCTTGAAGCGCATGCCCGCCTCGGCGGACCGGGATTGCGACCTGGCGTTGCTGGCGCTGGAGCAGTCGAGACAGGAGGGCTCACTCGACACGCGCCCGGCGCGGCTGGAGGAGGCGCTGGAGCTGCTCGACGGTGTCCTGCGCGAGTGGCCTCGACATCCGCAGGCCCTGTGGAATCGGGCCCTGGTGTTGAGCGAGCTGGGGCTCCCGCTCCAGGCGGCCGACGCCTTTGGTGAGGTCGCCAGGTTGGGAGAGCCCGGGTGGAGCGAGGAGGCGGCGCATCGCGAGCGCGTGCTTCGCGAGTCCACGTCGACGCGCGCCCGGGCCTGGAAGGACGCCTACGCGGCGGTGCGGGAGTTGGTGACGGATTGCTCCGCGCCCCTTCCGCTCGCCGAGGCGCGCGAGCATCCCGGCATCGTCCGGCTTGGCTTCTACGACGCGGTGAGAGCAGCTCCCTCGCGTGAGGAGGTGCTGCGGCTGGAGCCGCTGGCGCGCGTGCTCGACGAGCGCTACGGCGGGAGCGTCCTGCGCACGTGGCTCGCGCACGTGGCGGAGCGGAACTTCGTGCACCGGGGGCCTCTCTCTCGGCTGTACGCGCGGCTCGTGCTCGGCTCGCTCGCTCCGGTGGGAGAGGTGATGGAGACCCTCCGGCGCTCGGGTGAGGAGGACCTGTACCTGGGGGCGCTGGTCCTCGCGGATTCCGCCCGGGAGCCCGTCGATTCGCAGGCGGTGATTCGTCTGGCGCGCGCATCCGGGGACCCGTGGATGCGCGTCCTCGCGGACCAGGAGCAGGCGAAGCTGGCGCAGCAGGAGGGCCAGTGGTGGAAGGCCGAGCAGCGCTTGTTGGAGGTGCTGGACACCTGTCAGAAGCAGGGGCTGGTGTACCGCTGCCTGGGCCTGCAGCGGAGGCTCGCCGACCTCTACCTGTCCCAGCACCGCCCCGCGGAGGCCTTCCAGCACGCGTGGAAGGGATGGGCGCGAGCGCTGGAGGCTCGGGAGTGGGGCTTCGAGCAGCAGTTCCTCCAGGAGCTGGCGGACGTGGCCCGCTATCAGCATGCGTTCACCACCGCGCGCGCCTATCTGGAGGAGTCCCTGAGCCGAATGCCGGAGGACTGCGCCCAGCGAACGCACGTGCATCGGAACGTGGCGTTGCTGGAGTGGCAGCGCTTCCGACCCGAGGCGGCGCGCGCGGCGTTGGAGCGCGCGATGGAGTGTGAGCGGCCGTTGGGGCTGACGGGCGCCTGGGTCGTGTCGGAGATGGCGCGCTCGGTGCCCGGACCCCATGACGGCGCCCTGCTGCGTCGGGCCCTGGCCGACTTGCGACGAGGGACGGTCTCTCCGGGCCTGGAAGCGCTGCTGCTCGTCATCGAAGGGCAGTTCCTGCTCGAGCAGCCGGGGACCTCCGGCCGTGAGCTGGTGCATCGGGGACTGGAGATGGCGGACCTGGCGCCGGACAGCGTCGATGCGCGCAAGGCCCGAGCCTTCGGCTACTCCGCGCTGCTCTCCGAGGCGGGGCGCGCTGGCGCGTGGGAGGAGGCCCTGGCGCTGATGGGCCACGAACTGCACGTGGAGCCCGTGGCCCCGAGCTGTCTGCTCGCGGTGTCCGTGCAACACGAGCGGACCCTCGTCCTCGTGCGCGGCCCGCTGGGGGAGCTGAAGGGGGCGTACTCCGCCGGACGTCAGGTGCCGCTGCGAGACGAGGCCACGGGGCTGGTGCCCGCCGAGCTCGTGAAGGAGCTGTCGGGCTGCGAGCACGTCGACGTGCTCACCCGTCCGCCGGTCCACGGGCTCGCGGGGTTGTTGCCGGATTCGCTCGCGTGGAGCTACCGCGTCGGGAGGGGCGCGCGGGGAGTACCGGCTCGCACCGCGCCCTCGATGCATCTGGTCATCACCGAGGTGGCGAGCCCTCCATCCTTGCGACTGCCGAGACTGGCACCGCTGACGCCACCTCGCGTGCCGGACCCGTGGCGCGTGGAGCTGCGCGGCGCGGAGGCGACCCCCACGCGCGTGCTCTCGGAGATGGCCCAGGCGTCCGAGGTGGAAATCCACACCCATGGGCTGTTCAGCGCGTCCCAATCGGATGCGTCGATGGTGGTGCTCGCGCCGGAGGCCGATGGCGGCTACGTGCTGACGGCCGACAAGGTCCGCCAGGCGCGGCTGAGTCATGCGCCGCTGGTGCTGCTCGCCACCTGTGGGGCCGCGAAGACGGCACCCTTTCCCCACGAGTCCTTCAGCCTGCCCATGGCCTTCATCGAGGCGGGCGCGAGCGCGGTGCTGGCGGCGTCCGTGGAGATTCCCGACTCCGCGGGCGCCTTCTTCGAGCGGGTGCGAGAGCGCATCCGCGCGGGGGCGCGGCCCTCCGTGGCGTTGAGGGATTTGCGCGCCGCGTGGTTGCTCGAGCGCCCCGACGACGCCCGCTGGCTGTCGCGCGTGCTGCTGTTCGAGTGA
- a CDS encoding RNA polymerase sigma factor, giving the protein MLWRLRTKGEGALSGQARKGFETFGRQWQPLLFGILRKYCGGSSHEVEDIVHDVLLRALLQWDELQHWEAPKQRAWLGRVAKNCFLDRCRRRSSELDRLSALLALSADVDAPDEAEQNELWGYIEMEDLRWALGFLPPTLRQAFELHQQGWSYASIAQVAGVKQGTVGARLHDARAALHERLKETAEKRRRERRQ; this is encoded by the coding sequence ATGCTCTGGAGGCTGCGAACGAAGGGCGAGGGGGCCCTGTCAGGACAAGCCCGTAAGGGCTTCGAGACGTTTGGTCGCCAGTGGCAGCCTCTCTTGTTTGGAATACTGCGCAAGTACTGTGGCGGCTCGTCGCACGAAGTGGAGGACATCGTGCACGATGTCTTGCTGCGCGCGCTCCTCCAGTGGGACGAGCTCCAACATTGGGAGGCCCCTAAGCAGCGCGCGTGGCTGGGACGGGTGGCAAAGAACTGCTTCCTGGACCGCTGTCGGCGTCGCAGTAGCGAGTTGGATCGGCTGAGTGCGTTGCTCGCGCTGTCCGCAGACGTCGATGCACCCGACGAAGCGGAGCAGAACGAACTCTGGGGCTATATCGAGATGGAAGACTTGCGGTGGGCCTTGGGTTTCTTGCCGCCCACGCTGCGTCAGGCGTTCGAGTTGCATCAGCAAGGCTGGTCCTACGCCAGCATCGCCCAAGTCGCGGGGGTGAAGCAGGGGACGGTGGGGGCGCGGCTGCATGACGCGAGGGCGGCGTTGCACGAACGCTTGAAGGAGACGGCGGAGAAGCGTCGGCGGGAGCGGAGGCAATGA
- a CDS encoding sensor histidine kinase has translation MSLLLCFTAALRGRDAAGLTLYCLATAFWSGSLLLLCVPQAAWLGERFAASGAFTAAAFFHTAQDVARQRSPRLVVLAYVVATVVTLVGALFPDALYGPLAMKRGPLFWPTMALSVSAAGVPLVLLARAYRQQTPERRPLLRSLGIVGALAYSGGLATALLLSAGYALPFGMYLVLASLLVLVHVINAHQPPSERRLLERSLVYSAMAAVLSAGFLFGVLTLMAGSGQPFLAEYRAGAFFLLALAALAFEPLRQGLQEWLGRRLLRGRATGTELVAALAEQETRADQAARLAELGQFSSAVAHEVRNPLGVLAAQLKLLERQGADADTLAGMREQIARAGHFVDELLRYGRPRPLELRRVDVHATVALAYSTARQGLGPLAPEVSFELAEGEPLSMEADQSQLSQVFVIVLENALLALGDVARPRLQVRLSQSDTTLQVLVEDSGPGIPPELLPRLFQPFVTGRRREGPRPGTGLGLAIARGILERHGGTVRASRSESLGGACFTLLLPLKQPAPLSAAAS, from the coding sequence GTGTCGCTCCTCTTGTGTTTCACGGCCGCGCTGCGAGGCCGGGACGCCGCGGGGCTGACGCTGTACTGCCTCGCCACCGCGTTCTGGAGCGGCTCACTCCTGCTGCTGTGCGTGCCCCAGGCCGCGTGGCTCGGTGAGCGCTTCGCCGCCAGTGGCGCCTTCACCGCCGCCGCCTTCTTCCACACCGCGCAGGATGTCGCGCGCCAGCGCTCGCCCAGGCTGGTGGTGCTCGCGTACGTCGTGGCCACCGTCGTCACCCTGGTGGGGGCGCTCTTCCCGGACGCGCTGTATGGCCCCTTGGCCATGAAGCGGGGGCCGCTGTTCTGGCCCACCATGGCGCTGTCGGTCTCCGCGGCGGGCGTGCCCCTGGTGCTCCTGGCGCGCGCGTACCGGCAGCAGACGCCCGAGCGTCGGCCGCTCTTGCGCAGCCTGGGCATCGTCGGCGCGCTCGCGTACTCGGGAGGGCTGGCCACGGCGCTGTTGCTGTCCGCGGGCTATGCGCTGCCCTTCGGGATGTACCTGGTGCTGGCCTCGTTGCTGGTGCTCGTGCACGTCATCAACGCGCACCAGCCGCCCTCCGAGCGCAGGCTGCTGGAGCGCAGCCTCGTCTACTCGGCGATGGCGGCGGTGCTGTCCGCGGGCTTCCTCTTCGGCGTGCTGACGCTGATGGCGGGCAGCGGCCAACCCTTCCTGGCCGAGTACCGCGCGGGAGCCTTCTTCCTGCTCGCCCTGGCGGCGCTCGCCTTCGAGCCCCTGCGCCAGGGGCTCCAGGAGTGGCTGGGACGAAGGCTGCTGCGAGGACGCGCCACGGGCACGGAGCTGGTGGCGGCGCTGGCGGAGCAGGAGACGCGGGCCGACCAGGCCGCGCGCCTGGCCGAGCTGGGACAGTTCTCCTCGGCCGTGGCCCACGAGGTGCGAAACCCGCTGGGCGTGCTCGCCGCGCAGCTGAAGCTGTTGGAGCGCCAGGGCGCGGACGCGGACACGCTGGCGGGCATGCGCGAGCAGATTGCCCGTGCGGGCCACTTCGTCGACGAGCTGTTGCGTTATGGAAGGCCTCGCCCGCTGGAGCTGCGCCGGGTGGATGTCCATGCCACCGTGGCGCTGGCGTACTCCACCGCGCGACAGGGATTGGGCCCCCTGGCGCCGGAGGTGTCCTTCGAGCTGGCGGAAGGCGAACCGCTGTCGATGGAAGCGGACCAATCCCAGCTCTCCCAGGTGTTTGTCATTGTGCTGGAGAATGCATTGCTCGCGCTGGGGGATGTCGCTCGACCCCGGCTCCAGGTCCGGCTCTCTCAATCCGACACGACGCTCCAGGTCCTCGTGGAGGACAGCGGGCCGGGCATCCCTCCGGAGCTGCTGCCCCGGCTGTTCCAGCCCTTCGTCACGGGGCGGAGGCGCGAGGGACCTCGTCCGGGGACGGGGCTGGGATTGGCCATCGCCCGAGGCATCCTCGAGCGCCACGGAGGCACCGTGCGGGCCAGCCGCTCCGAGTCGCTGGGTGGTGCATGTTTCACCCTCTTGCTGCCGTTGAAGCAGCCCGCACCGCTCTCCGCCGCGGCTTCATGA
- a CDS encoding DMT family transporter has product MRHFAMVAAGATLWGCWSLFLRPAGLSWAQNAFLALVAMSLPVPLLLRGAPFHDRRATVALLVVALADAANISLFFAAMKRGPVSVAVLTHYLAPLLLALAAPWVLGERRSVRALVAGPVTLVGLVMLIGRPDGQGGTGMTAALGAGSALFFAAIVLGTKAATRAYSPLAVASLHAPVSAGVLLLIAGTDALPTALDSATLQVLAGGAVCGLAGTCLFNAGLSRVPTAAAGALTYLEPLTASLVGWAVFSEALTPVGVAGGLLVLAAGVWVASERRAPASSMALPSATS; this is encoded by the coding sequence GTGCGGCATTTCGCGATGGTCGCGGCGGGGGCCACCCTCTGGGGGTGCTGGTCCCTCTTCCTCCGGCCCGCGGGCCTGTCCTGGGCGCAGAACGCGTTCCTGGCGCTCGTCGCCATGTCGCTGCCGGTGCCCCTGCTGCTGCGCGGCGCCCCTTTTCATGACCGGCGCGCCACGGTGGCCCTGCTCGTCGTGGCCCTGGCGGACGCGGCCAACATCAGCCTGTTCTTCGCCGCCATGAAGCGCGGCCCCGTGTCGGTGGCCGTGCTCACGCACTACCTCGCCCCGTTGCTGCTCGCGCTCGCGGCGCCGTGGGTGCTGGGGGAGAGGCGCTCCGTGCGGGCCCTGGTCGCGGGGCCGGTGACGCTGGTGGGGCTGGTGATGCTCATCGGCCGGCCCGACGGACAGGGGGGAACGGGGATGACGGCGGCGCTCGGCGCGGGCAGCGCCCTGTTCTTCGCGGCCATCGTCCTGGGGACGAAGGCGGCGACGCGGGCCTACTCGCCGCTGGCGGTGGCCTCGCTGCACGCGCCGGTGTCCGCCGGGGTGCTGCTGCTCATCGCCGGGACGGACGCGCTGCCGACGGCGTTGGACTCCGCCACCCTCCAGGTCCTCGCCGGGGGCGCGGTGTGCGGCCTTGCGGGGACGTGCCTCTTCAATGCGGGGCTGAGCCGGGTGCCCACGGCGGCGGCCGGGGCGCTGACGTACCTGGAGCCGCTCACGGCCTCCCTGGTGGGCTGGGCCGTCTTCTCCGAGGCGCTCACACCGGTGGGCGTGGCGGGGGGACTCCTGGTGCTGGCCGCCGGGGTCTGGGTGGCCTCCGAGCGTCGGGCGCCCGCGTCAAGCATGGCCCTCCCGTCCGCCACGTCTTGA